One window of Sphingobacteriales bacterium genomic DNA carries:
- a CDS encoding gliding motility-associated C-terminal domain-containing protein, with amino-acid sequence MNQIKAASILFWCILAMYLSIPAYLQAQPTPTLNCVNVQLSGNILLTWTPGTVGVNCGATFSSYNIYVSNSASGPFTLLDSVNDPLQTTYTDVASNPVTTLFYYIETQCGVAVSSPSQIVDTQPPIAPFITVVSVLDGNTAQLNWLPSVSPETVGYIIYRADVNGNFIPIDTIFNPAASFYQDVIAQTDSQPESYKIAAFDACSNVTPGADNGIPHTTVHLTASGTPCTNEVTINWTKYEGWGNELTGYSIILVDENNVAISTIAEVDTVTTSFDYVFPNNETDACFRIVAHHSNNIDISNSNFICTNIEIPQSADFICLVNATVGPNDSILMTWNIDTSIPLNQIKIRRTLGDSTALSFYNDYPLPDPVTSVMTYADANTEPHRFSYTYQIEQVNNCNQSVYSGIVKTIRLRGRDQFNLSNGLDWTPFYLTNATLLNYNIYRSIIGQNDFSLLATVNPDVLEHEDPLTNAEDIPGFCYYIEAVYQIACPDGFADVLSSLSNVICINQTPRIFVPNAFAPNGINNIFKPVILYPNEDDYLMQIMNRWGEIMFTTTNTEEGWDGYFKGQLAPQGIYTYYIRMKTPIGLTLERKGTLMLVR; translated from the coding sequence ATGAATCAAATTAAAGCCGCCTCTATTCTATTTTGGTGTATATTGGCAATGTATCTGTCAATCCCTGCTTACTTACAAGCACAACCCACCCCAACGCTGAATTGTGTCAATGTTCAATTGAGCGGTAATATATTGTTGACCTGGACACCCGGAACAGTCGGAGTTAACTGTGGAGCTACGTTTAGTTCGTACAATATCTATGTATCTAATTCGGCTTCGGGACCTTTTACTTTGCTCGATTCAGTAAACGACCCACTTCAAACTACTTATACCGATGTGGCATCCAATCCGGTTACGACTCTGTTTTACTATATAGAAACCCAATGCGGGGTTGCGGTATCTTCTCCTTCACAAATTGTGGACACTCAACCCCCGATTGCTCCTTTCATCACGGTTGTCAGTGTATTGGACGGCAATACTGCTCAACTGAACTGGCTTCCAAGCGTTTCGCCCGAAACGGTTGGCTATATAATTTACCGTGCCGATGTCAATGGCAACTTTATTCCGATTGACACTATTTTTAACCCGGCTGCCTCTTTTTATCAGGATGTGATCGCCCAAACCGACAGCCAACCCGAATCGTATAAGATTGCAGCATTCGATGCCTGTTCTAACGTTACCCCAGGTGCAGATAACGGCATCCCTCACACAACTGTTCACCTGACTGCATCCGGAACTCCATGCACCAATGAAGTAACCATTAACTGGACCAAATACGAAGGATGGGGCAATGAGTTGACCGGTTATTCCATTATTCTGGTAGATGAAAACAATGTCGCTATTTCAACTATTGCCGAAGTTGATACGGTAACTACCTCGTTTGACTATGTATTTCCCAACAACGAAACCGATGCTTGTTTTAGAATAGTCGCACATCACAGCAACAATATTGACATTTCTAATTCAAACTTTATCTGTACCAATATTGAGATTCCCCAATCAGCCGATTTTATTTGTTTGGTCAATGCAACGGTTGGACCTAATGACTCAATTTTGATGACCTGGAACATTGATACATCAATACCCCTAAACCAAATCAAAATCAGACGCACACTTGGTGACAGTACGGCCTTAAGTTTCTATAACGACTACCCTTTGCCGGATCCGGTAACAAGCGTTATGACTTATGCCGATGCAAATACAGAACCCCACCGGTTTTCCTATACCTATCAGATTGAGCAGGTCAATAATTGCAACCAAAGCGTTTATTCGGGTATCGTTAAAACCATCCGGTTGCGCGGACGCGATCAGTTTAACCTGAGCAACGGGTTAGACTGGACCCCTTTTTACCTCACCAATGCCACCTTGCTCAATTACAATATTTATCGCAGCATCATCGGTCAAAACGACTTCTCGCTGCTGGCAACCGTTAATCCCGATGTGCTGGAACACGAAGACCCATTGACCAACGCCGAAGACATTCCGGGATTTTGTTATTATATAGAAGCGGTTTACCAAATTGCTTGTCCTGACGGATTTGCCGATGTGTTGAGCAGTTTGTCAAATGTTATCTGTATCAACCAAACTCCCCGTATTTTTGTGCCCAATGCCTTTGCGCCCAATGGCATCAACAATATCTTTAAGCCTGTTATTCTTTACCCCAACGAAGACGATTATCTGATGCAGATTATGAACCGCTGGGGTGAAATTATGTTTACCACCACCAACACCGAAGAGGGCTGGGACGGTTATTTCAAAGGGCAGTTAGCCCCTCAAGGCATTTACACCTATTATATCCGGATGAAAACCCCGATTGGCCTCACTCTGGAACGAAAGGGAACCTTGATGTTGGTCAGGTAG
- a CDS encoding DUF853 family protein yields the protein MTNDRTSFKQQIETGYSFKSDSIILGTAILDEIPLEQTHIKVPLRSLNRHGLIAGATGTGKTKTIQGLTESLSDKGVSVLVMDVKGDLSGLAAPGVSNAKVEDRHQKIGIPFQPKAFPVELLSISGEKGVRLRATVSEFGPVLFSKILELNDTQQGIVAVLFKFCDDNQLPLLDLKDFKKALNYALNEGKSIIEEHYGLMSITSAGAILRKVVELEEQGADLFFGEPSFDVEDLVRVDQNGRGVISVLRVVDLQSKPKLFSTFMLCLLAEIYAVFPEEGDPEQPKLVLFIDEAHLIFNEASKALLNQIETIIKLIRSKGIGVFFCTQNPTDIPDVVLSQLGMKVQHALRAFTAKDRKMIKLTAENYPLSDFYKTDELLTSLGIGEAAITVLDEKGRPTPLSATLLLAPRSRMDILSPQEIDQLIARSYLIKKYNQTVDRESAYEILTEKLQAAAKTQTTKTTTTTRNREKGLLETITSNPMAKQVSNTLVREITRGLLGVLGIKTRR from the coding sequence ATGACAAACGACAGAACATCATTTAAACAACAAATAGAAACGGGCTATAGCTTTAAGTCCGATTCCATTATACTCGGAACTGCAATTTTGGACGAAATCCCGTTAGAGCAAACGCATATTAAAGTACCCCTCCGTTCACTCAACCGTCATGGGTTGATTGCCGGTGCTACCGGAACAGGAAAAACCAAGACTATTCAAGGACTTACCGAAAGTCTTTCGGATAAAGGTGTTTCTGTTTTGGTGATGGACGTAAAAGGCGACCTGAGCGGATTGGCTGCTCCGGGCGTTTCAAATGCCAAAGTCGAAGACCGGCACCAAAAGATAGGCATTCCGTTTCAACCAAAAGCGTTTCCGGTCGAGTTGCTCAGTATTTCCGGTGAAAAAGGGGTTCGTTTGCGGGCTACTGTTTCAGAATTTGGCCCGGTTTTATTTTCTAAAATTCTGGAATTGAATGACACTCAACAAGGGATTGTTGCGGTGTTGTTTAAGTTTTGTGATGATAACCAACTGCCGTTGCTTGACCTGAAAGATTTTAAAAAAGCACTAAATTATGCACTCAACGAAGGCAAATCTATCATTGAAGAACATTATGGGCTGATGAGCATTACCTCTGCCGGGGCAATATTGCGAAAGGTGGTTGAGTTGGAAGAGCAAGGGGCAGATCTGTTTTTTGGTGAGCCGTCATTTGATGTGGAAGATTTGGTGAGGGTAGATCAAAACGGACGCGGTGTAATCTCTGTATTGCGGGTAGTTGACCTTCAAAGCAAACCCAAGTTGTTTTCTACTTTTATGCTTTGCTTGTTGGCAGAAATTTATGCAGTGTTTCCCGAAGAAGGCGATCCGGAACAACCTAAGTTAGTGTTGTTTATAGACGAGGCACACCTGATTTTTAACGAGGCATCAAAAGCCCTGCTCAATCAGATTGAAACCATCATCAAGCTCATCCGTTCAAAGGGAATAGGTGTATTTTTTTGTACTCAAAATCCGACCGATATTCCCGATGTGGTACTCAGCCAATTGGGGATGAAAGTGCAACATGCCTTGCGTGCTTTTACCGCAAAAGACCGGAAAATGATTAAGCTAACTGCCGAAAACTATCCCCTTTCCGACTTTTATAAAACAGATGAACTGCTCACTTCGCTTGGGATTGGAGAAGCTGCTATCACGGTTTTGGACGAAAAGGGCCGCCCCACTCCTTTGTCGGCCACCCTTTTGCTTGCGCCACGATCTCGAATGGACATTCTTTCGCCGCAGGAAATAGATCAACTGATCGCCCGGTCTTACCTGATTAAGAAATACAACCAGACCGTTGATCGCGAAAGTGCGTATGAAATTCTAACGGAAAAACTTCAGGCGGCCGCTAAAACACAAACCACGAAAACCACAACGACCACCCGGAACCGCGAAAAAGGGTTACTTGAAACCATTACTTCTAATCCAATGGCCAAGCAAGTTTCAAACACATTGGTACGCGAAATTACCCGTGGTTTGCTCGGAGTTTTAGGTATTAAAACCAGAAGATAA
- a CDS encoding DUF547 domain-containing protein produces MNTKVMLFLIYYTVSLTVFHSCKPNSPRSSDVNSIFQTNNENSSGKKSNDFIDSLLSIDTLDIAIPQPDSQRNSDTNGGEKKEFNPLSKHSKKESSGSGIPQTHQAQNKKGMPVSDSPQDKLKNNATDSGNQHGKGSTETTLPTAEKTSAPDRPMYPHTPKPPTNSEQFNLFFISASNFLQRYVNNGLVNYRKIKNDKTELNALVRKISFTDLSDKTDTEQQAFYINAYNILVIKSVVDHNIPSSAHEVSGFFDEFRHQVAHKSLTLNQLEKKELFGLKKDPRIHFALVRGDRGGPLLPGFAFTPQQLNAQLTQQTRDMVNDYRFVKVNTTSKTATLSEIFREFQDSFTTNSKTITGFINQYRNAPIPDGFRIEYVNYDRSLNHQ; encoded by the coding sequence ATGAATACAAAAGTAATGCTTTTTCTCATATACTATACTGTTTCACTAACTGTTTTTCATTCGTGCAAACCCAATAGCCCGCGTAGCAGCGATGTTAATTCCATTTTTCAAACCAATAATGAAAATAGTAGCGGAAAAAAATCAAACGATTTTATAGATTCTCTGTTAAGCATTGATACCTTAGACATTGCAATTCCACAGCCAGACAGCCAAAGAAATTCTGATACTAACGGGGGTGAAAAAAAAGAATTTAATCCTTTGTCAAAACACTCAAAAAAAGAATCTTCCGGTTCGGGAATACCACAAACACATCAAGCTCAAAACAAAAAGGGTATGCCCGTTTCCGATAGTCCACAAGATAAACTCAAAAATAATGCCACTGATTCCGGCAATCAACATGGAAAAGGCTCAACAGAAACCACTTTGCCAACTGCAGAAAAAACATCTGCACCGGACAGACCCATGTACCCGCATACGCCCAAACCTCCGACCAACTCTGAGCAGTTTAATCTTTTTTTCATTTCTGCTTCTAATTTTCTGCAACGGTATGTCAACAATGGGTTGGTGAACTACCGGAAAATTAAAAACGACAAAACAGAACTAAATGCCCTGGTCAGAAAAATTTCATTCACTGATTTGAGCGATAAAACCGATACAGAGCAACAAGCTTTTTACATCAATGCGTATAATATTCTGGTTATTAAATCGGTTGTGGACCATAATATTCCATCTTCTGCACATGAAGTATCCGGTTTTTTTGATGAATTCAGACATCAGGTGGCACATAAAAGTCTGACCTTAAATCAATTGGAAAAAAAGGAATTGTTTGGTCTGAAAAAGGATCCACGAATTCATTTTGCTTTGGTCAGAGGAGACAGAGGCGGTCCGCTTTTGCCCGGGTTTGCATTTACCCCTCAGCAGTTAAATGCACAACTGACTCAACAAACCCGCGATATGGTGAACGATTATCGGTTTGTAAAAGTAAATACAACGTCCAAAACAGCAACATTGTCGGAAATTTTTAGGGAGTTTCAAGATTCCTTTACTACCAATAGCAAAACTATAACCGGATTTATTAACCAATACCGGAACGCTCCCATTCCCGATGGATTCCGGATAGAATATGTCAATTACGACCGAAGTTTGAACCACCAATGA
- a CDS encoding insulinase family protein: MYSVNRSIPPALQPITELYLHQPEPLHLDNQIPAFLFNTEIQDVAYIKLVFEAGKWQEPQQLVAKFTNDMLEEGTENHTSRQLAEKIEFYGANLSFQTGYNHAEVNLSCLTKHLPGLLPLLQEILTVANFPQEELDTEIRKAKQRLEINRQKNEYLADERLKTVLFGPEHPYGYPSSEAAIDAIHPEILSRFYRTHYTPENCKAYIGGKFSEEHLHLINQYIGSRHWKNEAAQTAKVVSLPEYQPVVQYISKPNSMQAAIRIGKHLVNKNHPDYQQLLLVNTLFGGYFGSRLMSNIREDKGYTYGIYSALISMPNAGVLTIGTEVNQNVWEQAVQEIFYEIDRLKNEPVSEQELFTVKNYMLGQLLSQISGTYSQLSTIQGLFMYGLGTDYYKQLVQTIQSMTPSDIMQIAGKYYQTGDFSQVVVGD, from the coding sequence ATGTATTCCGTTAACCGAAGCATTCCCCCTGCCCTGCAGCCAATTACAGAATTATACCTGCATCAGCCCGAACCCCTACATTTAGACAATCAAATACCGGCTTTTTTGTTTAACACCGAAATACAGGATGTTGCCTACATCAAATTAGTATTTGAAGCCGGTAAATGGCAGGAACCCCAACAATTGGTTGCCAAGTTTACCAACGACATGCTCGAAGAAGGGACGGAAAACCATACCTCCAGACAGTTGGCTGAAAAAATAGAGTTTTACGGGGCGAACCTTTCTTTTCAAACCGGCTATAATCATGCCGAAGTCAACCTCTCCTGTCTTACCAAACACCTGCCCGGATTATTGCCTTTGTTGCAGGAAATTCTAACCGTAGCCAATTTTCCACAGGAAGAATTAGATACAGAAATCCGAAAAGCCAAACAACGCCTGGAAATTAACCGCCAAAAAAACGAATATCTGGCCGATGAACGCTTAAAGACCGTCCTGTTCGGGCCGGAGCATCCTTACGGCTATCCTTCTTCCGAAGCAGCCATAGATGCCATACATCCGGAAATTCTAAGCCGCTTTTACCGAACTCACTACACGCCTGAAAACTGTAAAGCATATATCGGAGGTAAATTTTCAGAAGAGCATCTTCATCTCATCAACCAGTATATTGGAAGCCGGCATTGGAAAAACGAAGCCGCTCAAACTGCCAAAGTTGTTTCGTTGCCTGAGTATCAACCGGTTGTTCAATATATCAGCAAGCCTAATTCCATGCAGGCAGCCATTCGGATCGGCAAACACTTAGTCAATAAAAACCATCCCGATTATCAGCAACTGCTGTTGGTCAACACCCTGTTTGGCGGCTATTTCGGATCAAGACTGATGAGCAATATCCGGGAAGACAAAGGATATACCTATGGAATTTACTCGGCCTTGATTTCAATGCCCAATGCCGGTGTTCTGACTATTGGAACTGAGGTGAACCAAAACGTTTGGGAACAAGCTGTACAGGAAATATTTTACGAAATTGACCGTTTAAAAAACGAACCCGTTTCAGAACAGGAACTTTTTACCGTAAAAAACTACATGTTAGGACAACTATTGTCGCAAATCAGCGGCACTTATAGCCAGCTATCTACTATTCAGGGACTTTTTATGTATGGACTCGGCACTGACTATTACAAACAATTGGTACAGACCATACAATCCATGACCCCATCAGACATTATGCAGATTGCCGGAAAATATTATCAGACCGGTGATTTTTCGCAGGTTGTGGTTGGCGATTAA